The Panicum virgatum strain AP13 chromosome 3N, P.virgatum_v5, whole genome shotgun sequence genome includes the window CGCCGCCTTCGCGCCCGAGCACGTCGTCGGCGAGGGCGGCTACGGCATCGTCTACCGCGGCGTCCTCGCCGACGGCTACCAAGTCGCCGTCAAGAACCTCCTCAACAACAGGCATGAGCTTGAGCCGCATCTTTTTCTCGTTCGATCGGTGCGCGTTCTTGGCGAGCGCAACTTTTTTGATCCGCTCGTCGTTGCTCGCTCGCCGCACGCAGGGGGCAAGCCGAGAGGGAGTTCcgggtggaggtggaggcgatCGGCCGCGTCCGGCACAAGAATCTTGTCCGGCTGTTGGGCTACTGCGCCGAGGGCGCGCACCGGTACAGTACAGAACCCCCTCGCGCATTGATGACGCGCGCTCCCAGCCTTCCTCACTCTCGCCGCGCCAGTTGCATTGCTTCTTGTGGTAACTTGCCCGTGCACGTCGTACCAACCAACCACTGTTGCTTGTGATCTCAGGATACTCGTCTACGAGTACGTCGACAATGGCAACCTCGAGCAGTGGCTGCACGGCGACGTCGGGCCCGTGAGCCCGCTCACCTGGGACATCCGGATGAGCATCGTGCTCGGCATGGCGAAAGGGTGCCTGAACTTCCCGATGCTTTCTTTTCCGTTCAGCTGCTCGTGCACCTCTCCGAATTGGCGATGTGTGCACCTCTGAGATTGGGTGTAAAATTCAGGATCACGTACTTGCACGAGGGGCTGGAGCCGAAGGTGGTGCACAGGGACATCAAGTCGAGCAACATTCTGCTGGACAGGAGGTGGAACCCCAAGGTCTCGGACTTCGGCCTCGCCAAGCTCCTGGGTTCGGACAGCAACTACGTCACCACCAGGGTGATGGGAACTTTTGGGTGAGCCGGTCTTCAGGTTCCTGAATCTTATGGATCTGCTTCCATCTGGTGAACTAACTGTTGTATGGTGTGAATTCTGAAACTGTTCCTGTTTGTGGGGCAGTTATGTGGCGCCAGAGTACGCGAGCACCGGCATGCTGACCGAGATGAgcgacgtgtacagcttcggGATCCTCATCATGGAGATCATCTCCGGCCGAAGCCCGGTCGACTACGCGAGGCCCGCCGGAGAGGTTAGGGACGCGCCTGCGGCTCAACCAGGCAACGAAAACATTCTACGCTCTGCACAATTCGCCTAAACCTCAGCTGCTGCATTCATCATCGTTTCAGGTTAACCTCGTGGAGTGGCTCAAGAACAAGGTGACCAACAGGGACTACGAAGCGATCCTGGACCCGAAGCTGCCGGAGAAGCCGTCCTCCAAGGCGCTGAAGAAGGCCCTCCTGGTGGCGCTGAGGTGCGTGGATCCCGACTCGCAGAAACGGCCCAAGATGGGGCATGTAATCCACATGCTCGAGGTCGACGACTTCCCGTATCGAGAGGTGAGCCCTGCCGCTGTGCCAGTTGCTTCCTTTTGCATCTCTCAGAGGTCAATCGTGCCACTCATTCGCTCGCAAGAACATACTTATGTCCATATTGAAATCGATCCAAAGTTACATTTGCTGAATCCCCCGCCATTGCCGGTGGGCGGAATAAACTAGTGCGACGGACGATTAACCTGTCCTGCATGAATACTTGCCGATATCAAAATGGTGGTGCCCTCTGCAACTGGGTTTTGATTGATTAAACTAGCGAGCCCTCTGCAACTGGGTTTTGATTAAAATAGCACGCTGCTGGCTCTGATTACCAGCTCTGTATCTGACCCTGGACCGAGCGTTAAATACTGTCCTGACAAACAGTGCCTGAGCTGCCCGTTGGGATGTTTTTAAATCTGTCACCAAGGAAAACTATTCAATGACAAAACTATCAATTCGTATCACCGTTTCGGCCGTGTTGTATTGTTTTACTGACTCGGATGCTAGAGAAGAATCTTGTTGATATAACGCAAAACTATTCGATGAGCAGAATGGTAAAACTAACAATTGCTGAACGGTCGAACTGAAGTTTCAGAGGCCCCCTGTTTTCATTTCCCCTCGTTCTGACTTCTGAGCTCTGCATATTTGTGCGCATCTGCCTGCAGGATCGCCGGAGTCTACGGCCGGGCAACGGCAGCCCCCTGGAGAGGGCGAGGACGCCGGggaggccggcggtggcggggtcCTGCGACAGCAGCTGCTACGAGGGCAACGCGACCACCGCCAGCACGCCGTCCAGGCTAGTCCAGGACATGTAAAGCCAGCTCTGCCACGCACGCGTCCGCCGGGCTCCTGATCGACCTCTGCTTCTgcctgccgccggccgcacgGGGATGCTGCGGGTCTGTTCTGTCGGTGCCGTTTTGATCtgcttctccctccctctgccTCGTCGTCGgcgcataattttttttttc containing:
- the LOC120665364 gene encoding probable serine/threonine-protein kinase At1g01540, translated to MSPPPSPLLRDQLSRRTAVLGLRLWVLLGIAVGAAFLLLLALISLHLAAARRRRPRKGVARVPAPTHAPAGAPLSPSTIPPVSKEIQEVAVHVGSLRHYLEMGHAFLKDGGAAQHHGDGDGDSVGPATAHGSQRVHIEASKGRRMVACADGEVGPVASDVSAAAACGPEVSHLGWGHWYTLRELEEATAAFAPEHVVGEGGYGIVYRGVLADGYQVAVKNLLNNRGQAEREFRVEVEAIGRVRHKNLVRLLGYCAEGAHRILVYEYVDNGNLEQWLHGDVGPVSPLTWDIRMSIVLGMAKGITYLHEGLEPKVVHRDIKSSNILLDRRWNPKVSDFGLAKLLGSDSNYVTTRVMGTFGYVAPEYASTGMLTEMSDVYSFGILIMEIISGRSPVDYARPAGEVNLVEWLKNKVTNRDYEAILDPKLPEKPSSKALKKALLVALRCVDPDSQKRPKMGHVIHMLEVDDFPYREDRRSLRPGNGSPLERARTPGRPAVAGSCDSSCYEGNATTASTPSRLVQDM